One genomic segment of Impatiens glandulifera chromosome 6, dImpGla2.1, whole genome shotgun sequence includes these proteins:
- the LOC124942996 gene encoding putative disease resistance protein RGA3, translating to MADAALIRGLLSNLAPLIKNEFSLFCNYNKEVQKLLNTLSAINAVLEDAERKIMREKDKQTEDWLRKLKDVAYEVRDIMDECTFEDLRLQVKRLNASSSTWIQVTNFITHPFSNTKKRLKVGHKIKNVQEKLDQISSERQNLHLRESIHDSKIIYKFNWRETMSLPSCSQLYGRDKEKKEIIDILVNNSSSVSVAKGLSVLPIVGMGGLGKTTLAQMVFNEDNVSKHFDPKIWVCVSDEFDIKLIIKAILKEEKVGALLEELQEKVRDKLKGKRYMIVLDDVWNENVEAWNQLRCILDCGSNGAFLLTTTRKRNVARIMETIQHFELSFLSNDDCWLLFEQRAFMCGTPKTPNFVDIGKEIAKKCKGVPLLANALGSQLGFKGDAKEWCRIRDSEIWDISQNEEFDVLPILRLSYYDLPYHLRRCFVFCAIFPKDTEIKKERLIQLWMAHGLIPTVKNQDVEDVGNTIWKELCWRSFFQDVKEKNSRYGIYETCKMHDFMHDLAESFMKDECYTIDANNSSDGLIREIRHVRVMVDELDKTSVCSLKKMEGLQSIMLNVNNYKSIRNKFLSVLNELPSLRVLEVNCNFMHYLDLRYLGHLKHLRYLDVSKSGKTTLPNSICNLLNLQTLNLIDCDNLRHLPSNTKDLINLQHLYLDGCDKLKYMPSGMGQLKHLKTLSLFVIGKKKRDFQLDELKELNIGGSLKIKNLERVSDASIIKGISMAKNTSISRLELEWSSDDDDNYNETKSTRHEKIGEALEVSTGRMKILKMSGYKGVNLPKWVEKSSPSLNANDNEMIAMFPFLEELSISEMMNLRELVSPTILSPGAFPNLCKMVIRRCPKLGRLPPHLKALKVVCVWGECSDELINSIWNLNGLTGLYLYKLNNDVEHIFTVNNINGIEVVLFPLLKELVINTMMNLRELVSPSCWSIGAFPNLCKLEISHCPKLGALPVQLLKALKDVSVLGECSEELFYSISNLSALTHLSICCMDKKIILFPDAKVLMFDDSSSTLGDNNEAQLGVRSTFQSLQSLRIWSCSKLRRLFDEGMIMEEETLKISGSENQQNYHLQRQTERTRGIINSLTELDIYNCPELMISVEEFGNLNINNSLQRLNIKKCPKLVSSEETVAFLSSLQTRLSPENFHVHIN from the coding sequence ATGGCTGATGCAGCTCTAATCCGTGGTTTACTTTCAAATTTGGCACCTTTGATTAAGAATGAATTCTCTTTGTTTTGTAATTATAACAAGGAGGTTCAAAAGCTATTGAACACATTATCTGCAATTAATGCCGTACTTGAGGATGCTGAGAGAAAGATCATGCGGGAGAAGGACAAACAAACTGAAGATTGGTTGCGGAAACTCAAAGATGTAGCGTATGAGGTTCGAGACATCATGGATGAGTGCACCTTTGAAGATCTTCGTCTTCAAGTTAAAAGGCTTAATGCCTCCTCTTCAACCTGGATCCAGGTAACCAACTTTATCACCCATCCTTTTAGCAATACTAAGAAGCGTCTCAAAGTTGGTCACAAAATTAAGAATGTTCAAGAGAAACTAGACCAAATTTCTTCAGAGCGCCAAAACTTACATTTGCGTGAATCTATTCATGactcaaaaataatatacaagTTTAATTGGCGTGAAACCATGTCTCTTCCTAGTTGTAGTCAATTATATGGGAGAGATAAGGAGAAGAAAGAGATTATTGATATTCTAGTCAATAATTCATCTAGTGTTAGTGTTGCTAAAGGACTATCTGTTCTACCCATTGTTGGAATGGGGGGTCTTGGTAAAACAACACTTGCCCAAATGGTCTTCAATGAAGACAATGTTTCTAAGCATTTTGATCCCAAAATCTGGGTTTGTGTTTCTGATGAATTTGATATTAAGTTGATCATCAAAGCTATCTTAAAAGAAGAAAAGGTAGGAGCACTCTTAGAAGAATTACAGGAAAAAGTTAGAGATAAATTGAAAGGGAAAAGATATATGATTGTATTGGATGATGTTTGGAATGAAAACGTTGAGGCATGGAATCAGTTGAGATGTATCTTAGATTGTGGATCAAATGGTGCATTCCTCCTTACCACGACACGTAAAAGAAATGTGGCAAGAATCATGGAAACGATTCAACATTTTGAGTTATCATTTCTCTCAAACGATGATTGTTGGCTACTTTTCGAACAACGTGCATTTATGTGTGGAACACCAAAAACTCCAAACTTTGTTGATATTGGAAAAGAAATAGCTAAAAAATGTAAGGGTGTTCCTTTACTTGCCAATGCATTGGGAAGTCAATTGGGGTTCAAGGGTGATGCAAAAGAATGGTGCAGAATAAGAGATAGTGAGATATGGGATATATCCCAAAATGAAGAATTTGATGTCTTGCCTATTCTAAGGCTGAGTTACTATGACCTTCCATATCATTTGAGAAGATGTTTTGTGTTTTGTGCTATATTTCCTAAGGATACTGAAATTAAAAAGGAGAGATTAATCCAATTGTGGATGGCCCATGGTTTAATTCCTACAGTTAAAAATCAAGACGTTGAAGATGTTGGGAATACAATTTGGAAGGAGTTGTGTTGGAGATCCTTTTTTCAAGatgtaaaagagaaaaatagtAGGTATGGAATTTATGAAACATGTAAGATGCACGATTTTATGCATGATCTTGCCGAATCTTTTATGAAAGATGAATGTTATACGATAGATGCTAATAACTCAAGTGACGGTTTAATACGTGAAATTCGTCATGTAAGGGTAATGGTTGATGAGTTAGACAAAACATCAGTTTGTTCTCTTAAGAAAATGGAAGGGTTGCAATCAATAATGCTCAATGTCAACAATTATAAAAGTATCAGAAATAAGTTTTTGAGTGTCTTGAATGAACTTCCGTCTTTACGTGTTCTTGAAGTAAACTGTAACTTTATGCACTATCTAGATTTGCGTTATCTGGGACATCTAAAACATCTCAGATACTTAGACGTTTCCAAGAGTGGAAAAACAACATTACCTAATAGTATTTGTAATCTCTTGAACTTACAAACTCTGAACCTCATTGATTGTGATAATCTTCGACATTTGCCTTCAAATACAAAAGACCTTATTAACTTGCAACATCTTTATTTGGATGGTTGtgataaactaaaatatatgcCTAGTGGGATGGGGCAGCTGAAACATCTCAAGACGTTAAGTTTGTTTGTGATaggcaagaagaagagagaCTTCCAACTAGATGAATTAAAAGAATTGAATATCGGCGGATCATTGAAAATTAAGAACCTTGAAAGAGTTAGTGATGCATCTATTATAAAAGGGATAAGTATGGCTAAAAATACGAGTATCTCTAGGTTGGAGTTGGAATGGTcatctgatgatgatgataattatAATGAGACCAAGAGTACAAGGCATGAGAAAATAGGTGAAGCTTTGGAGGTTTCAACAGGGAGGATGAAGATATTGAAAATGAGTGGTTACAAAGGTGTGAATCTTCCTAAATGGGTGGAAAAGTCATCTCCTTCCCTAAATGCTAATGACAATGAAATGATAGCAATGTTCCCTTTTTTAGAGGAACTTTCCATTAGTGAGATGATGAATTTGAGGGAATTGGTGTCTCCTACTATTCTTAGTCCCGGAGCATTCCCTAATCTATGCAAGATGGTTATAAGAAGATGCCCAAAGCTAGGGAGATTGCCGCCACATCTCAAAGCACTCAAAGTTGTATGTGTTTGGGGTGAATGTTCGGATGAATTGATAAATAGCATCTGGAATCTTAATGGTCTCACAGGTCTGTAtctttataaattgaataatgaTGTGGAGCACATATTCACCGTCAACAACATTAATGGAATTGAAGTAGTGTTATTCCCCTTGTTAAAGGAACTTGTCATTAATACGATGATGAATTTGAGGGAATTGGTGTCTCCTAGTTGTTGGAGTATTGGAGCATTCCCTAATCTATGCAAGCTGGAGATATCGCATTGCCCAAAGCTAGGGGCCTTGCCAGTACAGCTTCTCAAAGCACTCAAAGATGTAAGTGTTTTGGGTGAATGTTCGGAAGAGTTGTTCTATAGCATCTCAAATCTTAGTGCTCTCACTCATCTCTCTATTTGTTGCATggacaaaaaaattattttatttccagATGCTAAGGTATTAATGTTTGATGATTCATCGTCAACCCTGGGAGATAATAATGAAGCACAATTAGGAGTACGCTCAACTTTCCAATCTCTTCAATCTCTGCGCATCTGGTCGTGCTCCAAGTTAAGGCGTTTGTTTGATGAGGGAATGATAATGGAAGAAGAGACATTAAAGATTAGTGGAAGCGAGAACCAACAAAACTATCATCTTCAAAGACAAACAGAAAGAACAAGAGGTATCATCAACTCTCTCACGGAAttagatatttataattgtCCGGAGTTGATGATATCAGTTGAGGAATTTGGAAAcctcaatattaataattcactaCAGAGATTGAATATTAAGAAGTGTCCTAAGTTGGTGTCTTCAGAAGAAACAGTCGCATTCCTAAGTTCCCTTCAAACAAGATTGAGTCCTGAGAACTTCCATGTCCATATCAATTAG